The following are encoded in a window of Saccharicrinis carchari genomic DNA:
- a CDS encoding T9SS type A sorting domain-containing protein: MKYLNLLFLILLVTASTSVYSQTETTDFEIIATPSFGDEEQLLFLKFNKNEDSYNAEDIRWYYKFQIDFINGDKWVELPEYRGKSVIESKRKLNPWPEQGSDFKDTRVHIGNKMSAPFIPKYEPGMGIKNNLATASSENICYGENVDIELSAESSDNIIGLFWSGDYMWFYSDNGEKSFTAYSYSNSNPKTTHNLTKETVFYCFAKFDHFISGNNPHWNYIGRKTISVYKPFDGGAISSDQTICYDAVPTALTGTTPMGGDESYTYQWQSSIDNSTWSNISGATNLNYQASNLKNATHYRRTVNNTCGSDNSNTVTITVRDGLNPGSFSSDQTICYDTAPIKLTGTTPTGGNRDYTYQWQKSINNSNWVNIGGATAASYQPQSIVNTTYYRRTVNNICSSENSSSITITVMDDLNPGSISDNQTICYGTVPTILNGTAPAGGNGTYTYQWQKSLDNTSFTNISGATTSAYQPLELNQTTYFKRIINNTCGSAESNIVKVTVHNQLAPGTISPNQSICYGSTPTKLNGTAPSGADGTYSHQWQRSLDGISFTNISGATTLTYQAEELTQTTYFKRITNNTCGSVESNMVKVTVYKQLAPGVIGTDQTICYGSAPIRLKGTVPTGGDGTYTYQWQKSLNGNSFNNISGATSSVYQPAQLTQTTYFKRIADDGCNSAVSNTVTIIVRADISENAINSSQTICYNSAPQIIIGNNMSGSDNVFRYQWLKSQDAVNFIDISGANKFSYQPGNLTQTTYFKRIANNQCANTESNKIMVVVRPKFSSGSIGVNQTIIYGSKPHVLSSDTPTTGGSGNYSYQWRSSTDGTNYIDIPGAKSVSYQPDNLTQTTYYYRLTRDSECGEANTNVVIITVNTEHQLIGTIGDSQIICFNTSPNGLSSSGMNEDEVIYQQWQRSIDGSNWNDIPGATGPRYNPSVLNTTTYYKKRVTTASNGELETNIVTITVKDKFNPGSIGNDQAICSDNKPKPIVTLTPPNQEVFNKWESSDNSTSWNVIANETKDYLELPIIEESTYFRKVVSSECGELETPPVLITVNPPLVGGNIEEAQVIDYNGIPLLLKGSIPIGGNGIYGFMWEKSIDDENWTQIPDASEINYQPGKLTQTTYFRRIASSGDCDLAYSNSIKIFVHSELIQSKINGNQTICHNSKPNVLRGTEAAGGIGIFNYYWEKSTDGEDWEELYGNNQLIYQPKKLTSKTYFRLRTQSGSDIKYSNVVTITTLEPVLTPTAMNLNTQYCIDDVVKLILNTERDYIWYNAEMQQIERNKQLLFEAKDPITIYYQTIDNIGCPGDLKQAAINVDYVDTDITTNAIDPGSVENGERLTIDPGVTSNFASGELTYTWTFDHQEKGWYETMFDASPSQYFHWKGWYDITLATETPSGCTYTSHVPSAFYVNEEAKDERIKSIYRGTKASNLLDPGFGLDKDLSIKVYPSIFNAALNVEIKNTEAKLKFVLFDMSGKKLIDRPIEKGTRSISTAKLAEGIYLVRIINQDGAALYTNKVIRH; encoded by the coding sequence ATGAAATATCTAAACCTTTTATTTTTAATACTATTAGTGACAGCAAGCACATCTGTTTACTCTCAAACAGAAACAACAGATTTTGAGATAATAGCAACTCCAAGCTTTGGCGATGAAGAACAATTGCTATTCCTCAAATTCAATAAGAATGAAGATAGCTACAACGCTGAAGATATAAGATGGTATTACAAATTTCAGATAGACTTTATAAACGGTGACAAGTGGGTAGAATTGCCAGAATATAGAGGGAAATCGGTAATAGAATCTAAACGGAAGTTAAACCCGTGGCCCGAACAAGGTTCGGATTTTAAAGATACTAGGGTACATATTGGAAATAAAATGAGCGCGCCATTCATACCCAAGTATGAACCTGGCATGGGCATTAAAAATAACTTGGCAACTGCAAGTTCAGAAAATATTTGCTACGGTGAGAATGTTGATATAGAATTATCAGCAGAGAGCTCGGATAATATAATAGGACTTTTTTGGTCTGGAGATTACATGTGGTTTTATTCGGATAATGGAGAAAAATCCTTTACAGCATATAGCTATTCCAATAGCAATCCTAAAACCACGCATAATCTTACAAAAGAAACTGTGTTTTATTGTTTTGCCAAGTTTGATCATTTTATATCTGGGAATAATCCACATTGGAACTATATTGGAAGAAAAACTATATCTGTATATAAGCCTTTTGATGGTGGGGCAATCAGCTCAGATCAAACCATTTGTTACGATGCAGTTCCTACCGCATTAACAGGAACCACGCCCATGGGTGGAGACGAAAGTTATACTTACCAATGGCAAAGCTCTATTGACAACTCAACCTGGAGCAACATTTCTGGTGCAACCAATTTAAATTACCAAGCATCAAATTTAAAAAATGCCACACACTACAGAAGGACTGTAAACAATACTTGTGGTTCTGATAATTCAAATACAGTTACAATTACAGTTAGGGATGGCCTGAACCCCGGTTCTTTCAGTTCAGATCAGACTATTTGTTACGATACAGCCCCCATTAAACTAACAGGCACTACACCTACAGGAGGAAACAGGGACTACACATACCAATGGCAAAAATCTATCAATAACTCAAATTGGGTTAATATAGGGGGAGCGACGGCTGCAAGTTATCAACCCCAATCAATAGTCAATACTACGTACTATAGGAGAACAGTGAATAATATTTGTAGTTCAGAAAATTCAAGCTCCATTACAATTACTGTTATGGATGATTTGAATCCCGGTTCCATTAGCGACAACCAGACCATTTGTTACGGTACGGTGCCCACTATCTTAAATGGTACTGCGCCTGCCGGTGGCAACGGAACATATACCTACCAATGGCAAAAATCGCTGGACAACACCAGTTTTACTAATATTAGCGGCGCAACAACATCGGCATACCAACCGTTGGAACTAAACCAAACAACTTATTTTAAAAGGATAATAAACAATACCTGTGGCTCGGCAGAATCGAACATCGTGAAGGTAACGGTTCATAATCAGTTGGCGCCAGGGACCATTAGCCCGAACCAAAGCATTTGCTACGGCTCTACACCTACTAAGTTAAATGGGACTGCACCAAGCGGCGCTGATGGTACATATTCACATCAATGGCAAAGATCGCTGGACGGCATCAGTTTCACTAATATTAGTGGTGCAACAACATTGACTTATCAAGCAGAGGAGCTGACTCAGACAACTTATTTTAAAAGGATAACCAACAATACCTGCGGTTCGGTAGAATCGAACATGGTTAAGGTAACGGTTTATAAGCAGTTGGCTCCGGGGGTTATCGGCACGGACCAGACCATCTGTTACGGTTCTGCACCTATCAGGCTAAAAGGAACAGTTCCCACGGGAGGCGACGGGACATATACATACCAGTGGCAGAAATCACTAAATGGCAATAGCTTCAACAATATCAGCGGTGCAACATCATCAGTTTACCAACCCGCTCAGCTCACTCAAACAACTTACTTTAAAAGGATAGCAGATGATGGATGTAATTCGGCAGTATCCAATACCGTTACAATTATTGTCAGAGCCGATATTTCCGAAAATGCGATCAATAGCAGCCAAACTATTTGCTATAATTCCGCTCCCCAAATCATAATTGGCAACAATATGAGCGGAAGCGACAATGTATTCCGTTATCAATGGCTTAAATCACAAGATGCCGTTAATTTTATTGATATATCCGGTGCAAATAAATTTAGCTATCAACCTGGTAACCTTACCCAAACAACCTATTTTAAAAGGATAGCAAATAATCAATGTGCAAATACGGAATCAAACAAAATAATGGTTGTTGTCCGACCCAAATTTAGTTCCGGTTCGATAGGGGTTAACCAAACAATCATTTATGGAAGTAAACCTCATGTGTTAAGTTCCGATACACCTACAACAGGAGGTAGCGGCAATTATTCTTATCAATGGAGATCTTCTACAGACGGGACTAACTATATAGATATTCCGGGGGCTAAATCAGTAAGTTATCAGCCAGATAACTTAACGCAGACTACCTATTATTACCGTCTTACCCGCGACAGCGAATGTGGAGAAGCCAATACCAACGTGGTAATTATTACTGTTAATACAGAACATCAACTTATAGGGACTATAGGCGATAGTCAAATAATATGCTTCAACACAAGTCCCAATGGACTGAGTAGTTCAGGGATGAATGAGGATGAAGTCATTTATCAGCAATGGCAAAGGTCAATTGATGGATCAAATTGGAATGATATCCCGGGTGCAACAGGCCCAAGGTATAATCCTTCGGTATTGAATACGACCACATATTATAAGAAACGGGTTACCACAGCCAGCAATGGCGAATTGGAAACCAATATTGTTACCATTACGGTAAAAGATAAATTTAACCCAGGCTCCATTGGGAACGACCAAGCGATTTGTTCAGATAACAAACCAAAGCCCATAGTCACATTAACACCTCCAAACCAGGAGGTATTTAATAAATGGGAGAGCTCTGACAATAGTACGTCGTGGAATGTTATTGCCAATGAAACAAAGGACTATCTGGAACTTCCGATCATTGAAGAATCTACATATTTTAGAAAGGTGGTAAGCTCTGAATGTGGAGAACTTGAGACACCCCCGGTATTGATAACTGTCAATCCCCCGTTGGTCGGCGGAAACATAGAGGAGGCTCAAGTTATAGATTATAACGGGATACCCTTGTTGCTAAAAGGTTCAATACCAATTGGAGGTAATGGCATATATGGCTTTATGTGGGAAAAATCAATAGATGATGAAAATTGGACTCAAATTCCAGATGCCTCAGAAATAAATTACCAACCCGGAAAACTAACGCAAACTACATATTTTAGGCGGATAGCATCAAGTGGGGATTGTGACCTTGCTTATAGTAATTCCATAAAAATATTTGTCCACAGTGAGCTTATTCAAAGTAAGATTAACGGGAATCAAACGATTTGCCATAATTCAAAACCTAATGTATTACGAGGAACGGAAGCGGCAGGCGGCATCGGTATATTCAATTACTATTGGGAGAAATCGACAGATGGTGAAGATTGGGAAGAGCTATACGGCAACAATCAATTAATCTATCAACCTAAAAAATTAACCAGTAAAACCTATTTCAGATTAAGGACCCAAAGTGGCTCCGACATCAAATATTCCAACGTAGTAACAATCACAACGCTCGAACCTGTTTTGACGCCGACGGCAATGAACCTTAATACCCAGTATTGTATTGATGATGTGGTTAAACTAATATTGAATACTGAACGAGACTATATCTGGTACAATGCCGAAATGCAGCAAATAGAAAGAAACAAACAATTGCTATTTGAAGCAAAAGATCCAATAACAATTTATTATCAGACTATTGACAACATCGGCTGTCCCGGTGACCTAAAACAAGCGGCCATAAACGTGGATTATGTGGATACGGATATCACGACCAACGCGATTGATCCCGGCTCCGTTGAAAATGGGGAGCGGCTTACCATCGATCCTGGCGTAACCAGTAATTTTGCATCGGGTGAATTGACCTACACCTGGACTTTCGATCACCAGGAGAAAGGATGGTACGAAACCATGTTTGATGCCTCGCCCTCGCAATATTTCCATTGGAAAGGATGGTATGATATTACACTCGCTACGGAAACACCTTCCGGTTGTACATATACGTCCCATGTTCCTTCTGCTTTTTATGTGAACGAGGAAGCGAAAGACGAAAGGATTAAATCTATTTATAGGGGGACGAAAGCATCCAATCTCCTCGATCCCGGGTTTGGACTGGATAAGGACTTATCAATAAAGGTTTATCCTTCTATTTTTAATGCTGCTTTAAACGTGGAAATAAAAAATACGGAGGCAAAACTCAAGTTTGTGCTATTTGATATGAGTGGCAAAAAATTGATTGACAGACCAATCGAAAAAGGAACGCGTTCCATCTCAACCGCCAAGCTGGCCGAGGGCATCTATCTGGTACGGATCATAAACCAAGATGGTGCTGCGCTCTATACAAATAAAGTAATCCGGCACTAA
- the traM gene encoding conjugative transposon protein TraM — MTKDNKVKLIVASVILFVVMLMSVYIVSVYGGNGNTGKDSEQVSFAAPELEKKEYEYNRRIDLVNAKADQSGIGAEGASEKESAIEIQEMEVNPFLAQTNKAAKKPNAESNPADNIGTYSKTSITNKAGHTSKQVGKEKNLSAQEPIEQRPVKRRKERYLDSSGNKGTATKIISLSIPCKIYGAHKVTNNSKIKARITEDVVIDNIKIKRNTIVTGIAQLTSTKVNIRFETIQYQNKTIPANMRAYSRDGLEGIYIEGGIQDDVKKDAYDEIIDATSTSTVDHIPVVGGIIKSATKKQNNKVYVSIPNDYTIYLKK; from the coding sequence ATGACTAAAGACAATAAAGTAAAGCTGATCGTGGCTTCGGTTATCCTATTTGTGGTGATGCTGATGTCGGTGTATATCGTGTCGGTATATGGAGGAAATGGAAATACAGGCAAGGACAGCGAGCAGGTTTCATTTGCTGCCCCGGAACTGGAAAAAAAGGAGTATGAATATAACCGGCGCATAGACCTGGTCAATGCAAAAGCTGACCAGTCCGGGATAGGGGCGGAAGGTGCAAGCGAAAAAGAATCAGCTATCGAAATACAGGAAATGGAAGTCAACCCGTTTTTGGCCCAAACGAATAAAGCTGCGAAAAAACCAAACGCGGAAAGCAATCCTGCAGACAACATTGGGACATACAGCAAAACATCGATAACAAATAAGGCAGGCCACACGAGCAAACAAGTGGGGAAAGAGAAAAACCTATCCGCTCAGGAACCGATCGAGCAGAGACCTGTCAAAAGAAGAAAAGAACGGTACCTGGATTCTTCCGGAAATAAAGGGACAGCAACAAAGATTATTTCTTTGTCGATACCGTGCAAGATATATGGAGCGCACAAGGTGACCAACAACTCGAAGATAAAAGCGAGGATTACCGAAGATGTGGTCATCGACAATATAAAAATAAAGCGGAACACCATCGTGACCGGTATAGCCCAACTGACCAGCACAAAAGTGAATATACGTTTCGAGACCATTCAATATCAAAACAAGACGATACCCGCAAATATGCGGGCCTATAGTAGGGACGGGCTGGAAGGGATTTACATAGAGGGGGGCATCCAGGACGATGTAAAGAAGGATGCTTACGATGAAATCATCGATGCCACCAGTACCAGTACGGTCGATCATATTCCGGTGGTAGGTGGTATCATCAAATCAGCCACAAAAAAACAGAACAACAAAGTTTACGTGAGCATACCCAACGATTACACCATATATCTAAAAAAATAA
- a CDS encoding DUF4138 domain-containing protein: MKNISLFIFWFAALGLYGQALRTIPISDVKTTIMYFPEDVKDVDVGFPDDFDKTYMGKLVKITALGTFNYITNLSVTTSSGIYGFDITYKEDPEKKYYTIAPDNKAITFSEPLTESKERKEEIKDKPDIINTILSIDQDAYLEYRQQQLVYFVLNAAYVKDEKIYFHLSIDNRSAIDYDIDYISVKNKSTRKNTKRMAKEQYDIPYTSHALFQKVKVKEKKSFVIEIEKLTLQEKTKIEIGIHELDGSRDGIFSYTQKDFKKIKLLEDKVNL; encoded by the coding sequence ATGAAGAATATAAGCCTATTCATCTTTTGGTTCGCTGCCCTTGGACTGTATGGCCAAGCATTGAGAACCATACCTATTTCGGACGTAAAGACCACTATCATGTACTTTCCGGAAGATGTAAAAGATGTAGATGTGGGTTTCCCTGATGATTTTGACAAGACTTATATGGGAAAACTGGTAAAAATAACAGCCCTGGGTACTTTTAATTATATCACGAACCTAAGCGTCACCACTTCTTCGGGCATCTATGGATTCGACATCACGTACAAAGAAGATCCAGAGAAAAAGTATTACACAATCGCCCCGGACAACAAGGCCATCACTTTCAGCGAGCCACTAACGGAGTCCAAAGAAAGAAAAGAGGAAATAAAAGACAAACCGGACATCATCAACACCATTTTGTCCATCGACCAGGACGCCTACCTGGAGTACCGACAGCAACAACTCGTGTATTTTGTGTTGAACGCGGCCTATGTAAAAGATGAAAAGATATATTTCCATTTGTCCATAGACAACCGTTCGGCCATCGACTACGATATCGATTATATATCCGTAAAAAATAAATCGACCAGAAAAAACACCAAAAGGATGGCCAAGGAACAGTACGACATCCCTTATACATCTCACGCCTTATTCCAAAAGGTAAAGGTAAAAGAAAAGAAATCTTTTGTCATCGAAATAGAAAAACTCACGCTACAAGAAAAGACAAAGATAGAAATCGGAATCCATGAGCTGGATGGGAGCCGGGACGGCATATTCAGTTACACCCAAAAGGACTTTAAGAAGATAAAGTTGTTAGAAGACAAGGTGAATTTATAA